Proteins found in one Triticum urartu cultivar G1812 chromosome 4, Tu2.1, whole genome shotgun sequence genomic segment:
- the LOC125554685 gene encoding 2-methylpropanoate--CoA ligase CCL4-like: MEKLGMNPVNSCPLTPLGFLERAATGFGECRSVVYHDVVWTWRQTFRRCLRLASALVSLGASRGDVVSALLPNVPAMYEMHFGVPMSGAVLNTINTSLDAPTVAVLLAHSGAKIIFADPAFLSLLADALRLLPPGGQPAPRVILLAGEDEADGGLDLTTSDEELAALTTYEMLLEKGDPEFAWVRPATEWDPMILNYTSGTTSAPKGVVNCHRGIFLITVNSLIDWAVPARPTFLWTLPMFHANGSSFPWGMAMVGGTNVCLRRVDAAEVYAAISRHDVTHLCASPMVLNVLANAPEGVRRLPAAGKVRVLTGGAQLPVAVLELAEAVGFQVSHGYGLSETGGLVVSCVWKEEWNKLPAPERARLKTRQGVRTPVMAEVDILDSETGRSVPRDGSTMGEIVLRGSCVMLGYLNDDKATEAAIRDDGWFHTGDIGANSSCAMFFMRIGRSAMLLE; this comes from the exons ATGGAGAAGCTGGGAATGAACCCCGTCAACTCGTGCCCGCTCACGCCGCTGGGGTTTCTTGAGCGCGCGGCCACCGGGTTCGGCGAGTGCCGGTCCGTCGTCTACCACGACGTCGTCTGGACCTGGAGACAGACCTTCCGGCGctgcctccgcctcgcctccgCCCTCGTGTCGCTCGGCGCCTCCCGCGGCGACGTGGTCTCGGCGCTCCTCCCCAACGTGCCGGCCATGTACGAGATGCACTTCGGCGTGCCCATGAGCGGCGCCGTGCTCAACACCATCAACACGAGCCTCGACGCGCCCACGGTGGCCGTCCTGCTCGCCCACTCCGGCGCCAAGATCATCTTCGCCGACCCGGCGTTCCTGTCGCTCCTCGCCGACGCGCTCCGCCTTCTGCCGCCAGGGGGCCAACCTGCGCCGCGTGTCATCCTC CTCGCCGGGGAGGACGAGGCGGACGGAGGTCTGGATCTTACGACGTCCGATGAGGAGTTGGCAGCACTCACAACGTACGAGATGCTTCTCGAGAAGGGAGACCCGGAGTTCGCCTGGGTCCGGCCGGCGACCGAGTGGGATCCCATGATCCTCAACTACACCTCCGGCACGACGTCGGCGCCCAAAGGTGTGGTCAACTGCCACCGCGGGATTTTCTTGATCACCGTCAACTCGCTCATTGACTGGGCGGTGCCCGCTCGACCGACGTTCCTGTGGACGCTGCCCATGTTCCACGCCAACGGGTCGAGCTTCCCCTGGGGGATGGCCATGGTTGGCGGCACCAACGTCTGCCTCCGCCGCGTCGACGCCGCCGAGGTCTACGCCGCCATCTCTCGCCACGACGTCACCCACCTCTGCGCGTCGCCGATGGTGCTCAACGTGCTGGCCAACGCACCCGAGGGCGTGCGGAGGCTCCCAGCAGCAGGGAAGGTGCGAGTCCTGACGGGCGGCGCGCAGCTGCCGGTCGCCGTGCTGGAGCTGGCTGAGGCCGTCGGCTTCCAGGTCAGCCACGGGTACGGGCTGAGCGAGACCGGGGGGCTGGTGGTGTCGTGCGTGTGGAAAGAGGAGTGGAACAAGCTGCCGGCGCCCGAGCGAGCGCGGCTCAAGACGAGGCAGGGCGTGCGCACGCCGGTGATGGCCGAGGTGGACATCCTCGACAGCGAAACGGGCCGCAGCGTGCCCCGCGACGGATCCACGATGGGCGAGATCGTGCTCCGCGGCAGCTGCGTCATGCTGGGGTACCTCAACGACGACAAGGCGACCGAGGCGGCAATCCGAGACGACGGGTGGTTCCACACGGGGGACATCGGGGCCAATAGCTCCTGTGCGATGTTTTTCATGCGAATTGGAAGGAGTGCGATGTTATTGGAATGA
- the LOC125551296 gene encoding uncharacterized protein LOC125551296, which translates to MLHLRQRIVSHIISSSATSAVSSSATSAISSLRRVLCAAAAPVSPNPSGFAVEEYLVGTCGLTRSQAIKAAKKLSHLKSPAKPNAVLAFLSGLGLSRADAAAVVTKDPLFLCAGVERTLVPVVDGLTGLGLSRSEIGGLVSLVHCRFRCRTIVSKLRYYLPLFGSFEGLRRLLKDQSHLLSSDLDKVLKPNIVCLQECGLGGCDIAKLSISAPRILATNPERIRAMAACAERLGVRRGSGMFRQGLQAVAFLGEEKIAAKVDYLKKTFKWSDTEVAISLSKAPMLLKRSKDMLRRRSEFLISEVGLEPAYIAHRPVILYYSLEGRLRPRHYVLKFLKENGLADRDCSFYSAVMVTDKDFVDKYICPHKEAAPHLAQDYATACKGEVPTNFRFLLEPKVG; encoded by the coding sequence atgctcCATCTCCGGCAGCGCATCGTTTCCCATATCATCTCCTCCTCCGCCACCTCTGCCGTCTCCTCCTCCGCCACCTCTGCCATCTCCTCACTCCGCCGCGTCCTCTGCGCAGCCGCCGCCCCCGTTTCCCCGAACCCCAGTGGATTCGCCGTCGAGGAGTACCTCGTCGGCACCTGCGGCCTCACCCGATCCCAAGCCATCAAGGCCGCCAAGAAGCTCTCCCACCTCAAATCCCCCGCCAAACCCAACGCCGTCCTCGCCTTCCTCTCCGGCCTCGGCCTCTCCCGTGCcgacgccgccgccgtcgtcaCCAAAGATCCGCTTTTCCTCTGCGCCGGCGTGGAGAGAACCTTGGTCCCCGTCGTCGACGGCCTCACCGGCCTCGGCCTCTCGCGTTCCGAGATTGGCGGCCTCGTCTCCCTTGTTCACTGCCGCTTCCGCTGCAGAACCATCGTCTCTAAGCTGCGCTACTACCTGCCCCTCTTCGGCTCATTCGAGGGCTTACGCCGGCTGCTCAAGGATCAATCCCACCTTCTCTCGAGCGACCTTGACAAGGTGCTGAAGCCCAATATTGTGTGCCTTCAGGAGTGCGGGTTAGGTGGTTGTGATATTGCCAAGCTGTCTATCAGTGCGCCGAGGATACTGGCAACTAACCCGGAGCGCATCCGGGCAATGGCGGCATGTGCTGAAAGATTAGGTGTGCGCCGGGGCTCTGGTATGTTCAGGCAAGGGCTGCAGGCTGTCGCATTCCTTGGTGAGGAGAAGATTGCCGCCAAAGTGGATTATTTGAAGAAGACGTTCAAGTGGTCCGATACTGAGGTGGCTATTTCTCTGTCTAAGGCTCCAATGTTGCTGAAGAGATCTAAAGACATGCTTAGGCGCAGGTCTGAGTTCCTGATATCTGAAGTGGGGTTGGAACCGGCCTACATTGCTCATCGGCCTGTAATACTCTATTATAGCCTGGAGGGCCGGCTCAGGCCTCGACACTATGTTTTAAAGTTTCTCAAGGAAAATGGATTGGCCGATCGTGACTGCAGCTTCTATAGTGCCGTCATGGTGACCGACAAGGATTTCGTGGACAAGTACATATGCCCTCACAAGGAAGCTGCGCCACACCTCGCTCAAGACTATGCAACCGCTTGCAAAGGGGAGGTGCCAACCAATTTCAGATTTTTACTTGAACCAAAAGTGGGCTGA